Genomic DNA from Peribacillus simplex NBRC 15720 = DSM 1321:
TTTTGGTTAATTTCTTCATTGAATAAATAAGAATTTGGTTTAATGCGTATACTAGGAATGATAAAAAGGTGAAATTTCGCGCCTTTAATCAGAGTCTATGTATAAAAAGAGGAGGTTGCTCATGTATTTTGGTAAAAAGAATTCAGAGGAACCAGAAATCGTTATGGAAGATACGATAGTATATGCGTGCGGATCAGCAGATTGCAATGGTTGGATGAGAAAAGATTTTGCCTCGGAAAACTATGATTGCCCAATGTGTGGAAGTCAATTAGTTGAGGAAGTCAGGGAACTTCCAAAAATTGAAAATGAGTATAATGCGTTTAAATAAAAGAGGTGAATCATAGCCTCTTTATTTTTTATTTTAAGAAATAAGTATACCGGAGTGGTTTCGTTCTCGCTTAATGCTTTACATATAAAAATATGTATGGTATTATTAAATTTCAGTGTTATGAAAAGAATGCACTGGAGGGTAATTTAAAGTAACATTTTTATTAATAAAATAATTTTTCATCATTTTCATGATGAAGTAGAAACAAGTTAAACACATCTAGAAAAAAGAAATACATGTAATCACCAAGTATTTTCCTCGATCCATTTCTGTTCTTCATTAACTTACTTCTATGTACCATTTATCTTTTGGAATTTAATCTACCCAATTGGAATTACGGACGGTTTTAATTAATAAACATGTACTTACAAGCTTTTATCTGATTCTCGCAGGCGCGGTCTAGGAACCGTATGGATGGGAGAGAGGCAGGGCTTTCATTGTTTTAGGTTTTGGCACTAAAAATTACTCTCATGCTCAATTCGCTTTGAAATGTTCACCGAATGAGCAGGAAGAACCATATGGAATGGATTCTTAAACAGCGCAGTCTCTATTATCTTGAAGGGTAAGTCAGGGACTGTGTTTCATTTTTAATCTGGATTGAACAGACATTAAAGGAATCATTTCTTAATTTAGAATCTTTACTCAAATATATAAAGCATATATATGATATAATGGATAAAGAGATATTAAAAATTCATGTCGTAATCTCAAGTTCTTCCCATTCAAAAAGTTTGGATGAAAGGACAATTATCAAAACTTAGATTTGCGAATGGGTATTTACTCACAATTTAGATTAAACGCCATCTATTCTTCTTTTATCTTTATGGCTTGTGATCTGTTATTCAGGACGGAGTCAATTCAATTCTAAGGAGTGAGATACATGTATAGAAGAAATAATACGGAAGAAATCATTCCTGAAGAAACAAAGGTGTGGGAATGTACATCAGAAGATTGCAAAGGTTGGATTCGCGATAACTTTACAAGTAATGATGAACACGTTTGTCCGTTATGTAGCAGCGAGATGAAACCTGGCACCAGAATGCTTCAAGCAATCAACAATCCAAGAAACTATTAAGGCTGTATAAAAAAAGCTGAAGGGGATTCCCCTTCAGCTTTTTTTATCTTTTTGCCAATCGGATACGGCAAAAAGCAAGTGAATGATTAGTGGATATCTTTTTTCTTGAATCGACCGCCTCGAACTTCCGCGATATCCCCTACGGCAAGAAATGCAGATGGATCGAAGCTTTTGACTATCTCTTTAAGTTTAGCTTCCTCAAGCCTGTTTATTACACAAAAGATGACTTTTTTATCATCACCAGAATAAGCACCTTCACCAGCTAAAAAGGTTACGCCCCGTCCAAGGCGATTCATGATGGCTTCGCCGATATCATCAAATTCATCACTGATTATCCAAACAAATTTGGATTCGTCCAAACCTGCGATAACGATATCCATCGTTTTATATGCCACGAAGTAAGCTATGATCGAATACATGGCACGATCCCACGAGAAAACGAAGCCCGCACTGCCAAGGATGAATAAATTAAAAAACATCACGATCTCCCCAACGGAAAAAGGAATCTTCTTGCTGGCTAGTATGGCAAGTATTTCTGTACCATCCAATGAGCCGCCATATCGAATGACCATTCCAACACCAATGCCAAGAATCATTCCGCCGAAAGCGGACGCTAGGAGGATATCTTGAGTGAAAGCTGGTACATGATGAAGCAATGTAGTGGTAATGGAAAGGACTAAAATTCCATAAAGAGTAGATAATGCGAAGGTTTTTCCAATCTGTTTATAACCGATAAAAAAGAAAGGAAGATTCAAAATGAAAAGAAAGATACCGAGCTTCCATCCAGTGATGTAAGATAACATAATCGATATACCCGTTATGCCCCCGTCGATTACGTTATTCGGCACTAAAAAAATCTCCAGGCCGACAGCCATCAAAACCGCACCAATTGTAATTAATAGACCTCTCTGTAATATTTGTCTCAGTGTTAATTTTTTATGCTGGGTCTTCTTTTGCATAATTTCTGTTGTACTTGCACCCGCTAGGTCTGACATAATCATGCCCCCCACTCCTTCTCTCTATATAAGTTCTATTTAATTATAAACCTATAGGTATAATTAAATAAAGTAATTAACATTTTTGATTAATATATTCCTGAATAATTATTTTTATTGATAATGTCCCGCAATGATGAAGCAGGGTTTTGTGAAAGCCTGTCATTACATGTATTCCTATTCTACTCCATACAAAACAATAGTATTTCTCATTTTATTGATTTTATGAAAGAAATATGCATTTTCTTGAGATAGGGCTGCACCAAAAATAATAAGTGTGTAATTATATAGGAATTAGGAAATAAAAACCTTTGAGGTACTATGAATTTCCATTACAATATAGGAGAATAGAACGGTTGAGGTGATAGAGTAAAAAAATGGAACATTCAATTGTGGCATCAAATCCTGTCCTCTTTATGATTGCAGTACTTTTGATAATAATGGCGTGTTATACGGCGTTGGATTTACTGACAACATTATTGACGATAAAGAAATATAAACGTCTGGTGTATATAGGGAGCAGCTGCTCTATGGGAGTGGCTATTTGGACGCTTAATTTTGTAATCATATTCACCCTCGATAATTCAGGAATGGCAGCATACAACTTTTCTACAATAATTTTTTCGTTAGCATTGGCGATTGCTCTCGCAGGGGTTGGGTTATTAGCCATATCGTATAAAACACAAGTGCTGCAAATCGTTTTTTGCGGCTTTATGTTTACGATGGCCATATTATCTAATTATATAATGGGAACATCTTCATTAAACCACTCTTTGCACTTTAGCCCATTGTCGGTCTTCAGTACGCTTTTCAGTAGCTTTATTTTATTCGTAGCAGCGCTTGCAATATTATTTTATTTTAATAAATTAAGTCAATCTTCGCTAAAACCAGTCAGTACACTCATGATGAGTGGGTCAATCATTGAAGGCTATTATCTTTTTTTGAGAGTATTACCCATGAACGCGAAAAATGAAATGGGTGAATTTGTTCCACTCACTCCATTTATGCTTTATCTTACATGCTTTGTTTCATTATTCATCCTTGCCAGCTTGATAGCTTCAAGTACGATCGTAGGCCGACGGTTGGCAAAAAGTGATAATACTGTGAGCGATATCCGTTATGCTTTAGATCAATCGGCGATCGTCGCCATCACGGATGCAAAAGGAATCATTACATACGTTAACGAAAAATTCCTGGAAATATCACAATATGAAAAACATGAACTAATAGGGGAAAATCATTCTATCATCAATTCTGGTTATCATGGAAAAGAATTTTTCACTGATTTATGGCTGACGATCAGCCAAGGGAAAACATGGAATGGTGAAATATGCAATCGAGCTAAAGATGGTAATGTTTATTGGGTGGATACAACTATCGTTCCTTTTATGAAAAAGGGTAAACCATATCAATATATTTCCATCCGTTCGGATATTTCCAGTCGTAAAAAAGCAGAAAATGCTTTAAAGGGGTCAATCAAGGAACTGGAAGATATGCATTATGCAATCAACCAATCCCTGATTGTGGCGATTACCGATGATAAAGGAGTCATAATCGAAGTGAATGAAAAGTTCTCGGAGGTTTCCGGTTATGGAAGAGGTGAATTGATAGGCCATACCCATAAGATAGTTAATTCTGGATACCACTCAAAGGAATTCTTTGAACAAATGTGGAAGACCGTCCATGAACGGAAAGTTTGGAAAGGGGAAATTAGAAACAAGGCGAAAGACGGTGGTTTTTATTGGGTCGATACAACAATTGTTCCATTTTTCAGCAAAGAAGGAAAGCCATTTCAGTTTTTGGCACTTAGATATGACATAACTGAGCGTAAACAATCGGAAGAGATGCTCCAACGGCAGGATAAATTAGCCGCTGTCGGTCAGCTTGCTGCTGGAGTGGCACATGAAATTCGAAATCCGCTGACCTCCATGAAAGGGTATACGGAATTTTTGCAATTGGACGAAACGGACGAAAATAAACAAGAATTTCTGGAAATAATCATGGATGAAATCAATCGTGTGAATGAGATAGTTGAAGAGTTCTTACAATTGGCCAAACCACAGGCCTTGATATTGGAAACGAAGAATCTTGTGCCGATCGTTCGAAACGTTGTATCTTTGACGGAGTTTGAAGCCAGGAAGAAGAACATCACGCTGATTTCAGATTGTAATCAAGAAGAGATCCTCGTTCGTTGTGATGAGAATCGATTAAAACAAGTCATATTGAACTTCATAAAAAATGGTATGGAAGCTATGCCTGATGGTGGGTTCATAAAAGTCATTACTGAACTTAAAGAGAATAAAGTGCATATATCCATTATCGACACAGGAATTGGGATGCCGCCAGAACAGCTTAAGAGACTGGGAGAACCATTTTTCACTACGAAAAAATCTGGTAATGGGTTAGGTCTCATGATCAGCTTTAAAATTATAGAAAGCCATTTGGGAAATGTCTTTGTCGATAGTGAGGTCAATAAAGGTACAATCTTTAATATCGTGCTCCCTGTTTAAAATACCTAATAGGAAGCAATGAAAAAAATCAACACTTTGTATAAGGTGTCTGCATGGGGGAACTGGAATTGGAAAAACAAAAGCAGGTCAATATTATTAGCTTGAAGGTATTTTACCTTTTTTCTTTTTTTGCAGTGGGAAGTTTAACACCTCTACTAAGCGTTTATTTGGCCAATGAGGCAGGTTTGTCTGGTATTGAAATAGGTACGATCATGTCTGTTGGACCGATAGTGATGATCGTTTTTCAACCTTTTTGGGGAATTGTCTGTGATTGGAGCGGGAAACCAGCCAAAATACTTGCAATAACATCGTTGCTTGCTGGTGTATTTGGTTTAGGATACTTGCTGTTCGAGCACTATTTACTTATAGTATCCGTCGCAATCGCTTTAGCTATCTTTCAAAGTGCTATAATACCAGTTTCAGATAGCATCACTCTTCAATATACAACAAAAATCAAATCGAATTATGGGAAAATCCGTTTATTCGGATCTCTTGGTTACGGTGTGGCCGTTTTTGTAATGGGAAAGTTATCTGAATCCTTCATGGGTCCTTCCGTTATATTTTATGCCTTTTTCTTCGGCCTGCTGATCGCGGCTAGTCTGGCTCTTCGCTTGCCCGAAGATCCACCTGGGGGGAAGGTGAAACTTTTCGGTGGAATGAAAGAATTGATTACTATGAAACGTTTTCTTATCTTTCTTGCTATAACGTTCTTGCTTTTTGGTCCTAATCTTGCAAATAATGTATACTATGGTTTGTTTGTCGAGGCAAGAGGCGGAACATATACAGGAATTGGCATTGCGTTCCTATTAGCTGTATTATCGGAAATCCCCTTTATGAGAATGGCAGGTACCTGGATTCATAAGATAGGCCTGCTGC
This window encodes:
- a CDS encoding cold-inducible protein YdjO-related protein; its protein translation is MYFGKKNSEEPEIVMEDTIVYACGSADCNGWMRKDFASENYDCPMCGSQLVEEVRELPKIENEYNAFK
- a CDS encoding cold-shock protein; the encoded protein is MYRRNNTEEIIPEETKVWECTSEDCKGWIRDNFTSNDEHVCPLCSSEMKPGTRMLQAINNPRNY
- a CDS encoding YitT family protein, encoding MSDLAGASTTEIMQKKTQHKKLTLRQILQRGLLITIGAVLMAVGLEIFLVPNNVIDGGITGISIMLSYITGWKLGIFLFILNLPFFFIGYKQIGKTFALSTLYGILVLSITTTLLHHVPAFTQDILLASAFGGMILGIGVGMVIRYGGSLDGTEILAILASKKIPFSVGEIVMFFNLFILGSAGFVFSWDRAMYSIIAYFVAYKTMDIVIAGLDESKFVWIISDEFDDIGEAIMNRLGRGVTFLAGEGAYSGDDKKVIFCVINRLEEAKLKEIVKSFDPSAFLAVGDIAEVRGGRFKKKDIH
- a CDS encoding PAS domain S-box protein, translated to MEHSIVASNPVLFMIAVLLIIMACYTALDLLTTLLTIKKYKRLVYIGSSCSMGVAIWTLNFVIIFTLDNSGMAAYNFSTIIFSLALAIALAGVGLLAISYKTQVLQIVFCGFMFTMAILSNYIMGTSSLNHSLHFSPLSVFSTLFSSFILFVAALAILFYFNKLSQSSLKPVSTLMMSGSIIEGYYLFLRVLPMNAKNEMGEFVPLTPFMLYLTCFVSLFILASLIASSTIVGRRLAKSDNTVSDIRYALDQSAIVAITDAKGIITYVNEKFLEISQYEKHELIGENHSIINSGYHGKEFFTDLWLTISQGKTWNGEICNRAKDGNVYWVDTTIVPFMKKGKPYQYISIRSDISSRKKAENALKGSIKELEDMHYAINQSLIVAITDDKGVIIEVNEKFSEVSGYGRGELIGHTHKIVNSGYHSKEFFEQMWKTVHERKVWKGEIRNKAKDGGFYWVDTTIVPFFSKEGKPFQFLALRYDITERKQSEEMLQRQDKLAAVGQLAAGVAHEIRNPLTSMKGYTEFLQLDETDENKQEFLEIIMDEINRVNEIVEEFLQLAKPQALILETKNLVPIVRNVVSLTEFEARKKNITLISDCNQEEILVRCDENRLKQVILNFIKNGMEAMPDGGFIKVITELKENKVHISIIDTGIGMPPEQLKRLGEPFFTTKKSGNGLGLMISFKIIESHLGNVFVDSEVNKGTIFNIVLPV
- a CDS encoding MFS transporter — translated: MEKQKQVNIISLKVFYLFSFFAVGSLTPLLSVYLANEAGLSGIEIGTIMSVGPIVMIVFQPFWGIVCDWSGKPAKILAITSLLAGVFGLGYLLFEHYLLIVSVAIALAIFQSAIIPVSDSITLQYTTKIKSNYGKIRLFGSLGYGVAVFVMGKLSESFMGPSVIFYAFFFGLLIAASLALRLPEDPPGGKVKLFGGMKELITMKRFLIFLAITFLLFGPNLANNVYYGLFVEARGGTYTGIGIAFLLAVLSEIPFMRMAGTWIHKIGLLPITLLAGTASLVRWVLYFTEPSLATVYVTSIIQGFSLGLFIPAALQYIREVVPARITVTAITLYSAIGNGLGNWFSTFSGGIILDKSGIYAVYLFYGFLTLIGMLLTIWLMRLDKKLKVIGKPIGI